Proteins found in one Vallitalea guaymasensis genomic segment:
- a CDS encoding XkdQ/YqbQ family protein: MINLIMQNTSNGNIHDISQLVTSITWDTVRVGKASELSFTLVIEKGLEISEGSIIYFKKDNIGIFYGYIFKIKRSSDETLSITAYDQIRYLLNKDTYVFKNKRADEIIRKIATDFNIKLGTIENTDYKIPLMVEDGQTLLDIIYKTLDNTLINTGKMYVLYDSFGSITLKNITTMFTDLIIGDSSLLTSYSYDRSIDGDSYNKIKLYKDNKQTGKREVFIVKDSSNIKKWGLLQYYEKVNDKLNEAQIRKRANQLQSVKNRVVKGLSLDCIGDLSIRAGNSIYVDIKGIDLKQRFIVDNAKHNFSNNQHTMSLTLKVI, from the coding sequence ATGATTAATCTAATTATGCAAAATACATCCAATGGCAATATCCATGATATTAGTCAGTTGGTCACCAGCATTACATGGGATACAGTTAGAGTAGGAAAAGCCTCTGAATTATCTTTTACTTTAGTCATAGAAAAAGGTTTAGAAATAAGTGAAGGAAGCATTATATACTTCAAAAAAGATAACATTGGTATATTCTACGGTTATATATTCAAAATCAAAAGGTCATCAGATGAAACTCTCAGTATCACAGCTTATGACCAGATAAGGTATTTGCTTAATAAGGATACATACGTATTCAAGAACAAAAGAGCAGATGAAATCATAAGAAAGATTGCTACTGATTTTAACATTAAATTAGGAACAATAGAAAATACTGATTACAAAATACCTCTAATGGTTGAAGATGGGCAGACACTTTTAGACATCATATATAAGACCTTAGATAATACTTTGATTAACACAGGTAAAATGTATGTATTATATGATTCCTTTGGAAGTATAACCCTTAAGAATATAACAACTATGTTTACGGATCTGATTATTGGAGATAGCAGTCTATTGACAAGTTATTCCTATGATAGAAGTATAGATGGAGATTCATATAATAAGATTAAGCTATATAAAGACAATAAACAAACTGGTAAAAGAGAAGTATTTATTGTAAAAGATAGTAGCAATATTAAAAAATGGGGACTTCTCCAGTACTATGAAAAAGTCAATGACAAGTTAAATGAAGCACAGATTCGAAAAAGGGCTAATCAGCTGCAATCTGTTAAAAATAGAGTAGTAAAAGGATTAAGTCTTGATTGTATAGGTGATTTATCTATAAGAGCAGGAAATTCAATATATGTTGATATAAAAGGCATAGACCTTAAACAAAGATTTATTGTTGACAATGCAAAACATAATTTTAGCAACAATCAACATACAATGAGCTTAACATTGAAGGTGATATAG
- a CDS encoding LysM peptidoglycan-binding domain-containing protein, whose translation MYKFYIGLLDNSEEEILLPVNPEEINVTQSGNTETYNIYQFGEVVGSGDRKLLKISISSFFPLEEAPFVMTNNLEHPSVYVNKIYSWKQSNKILTFKVTGGYYPIDRLWMIEDFEITERAGEVGDIYYTMSLTEYREFKARRITLSNNNGKMAYTKDYQGARPVTKVIPKTYIVKKGDTLWKIAKLQLGNGNLYNKIAQINNIKNPNLIYPGQKLKIPQNEVRL comes from the coding sequence GAAGAAATACTACTCCCAGTCAATCCAGAAGAGATTAACGTCACTCAGTCAGGGAACACAGAAACCTATAATATCTACCAGTTTGGTGAAGTAGTCGGTTCAGGTGATAGAAAACTTTTGAAAATAAGTATCAGCAGTTTCTTTCCATTAGAAGAAGCACCCTTTGTAATGACAAATAACTTAGAACATCCAAGTGTTTATGTAAACAAAATATACAGTTGGAAACAGAGTAATAAAATCCTAACATTCAAAGTAACAGGTGGATATTATCCTATAGATAGACTATGGATGATAGAAGACTTTGAGATAACTGAAAGAGCAGGAGAAGTCGGAGATATCTACTATACCATGAGCCTAACAGAATACCGTGAATTCAAAGCAAGACGAATAACATTATCTAATAACAACGGCAAAATGGCTTATACCAAAGACTATCAGGGAGCAAGACCAGTAACTAAGGTAATACCTAAGACTTACATAGTAAAAAAAGGTGATACCCTATGGAAAATAGCTAAACTACAACTAGGAAACGGTAACTTGTACAATAAAATAGCTCAGATAAATAACATAAAAAACCCTAACCTGATATATCCAGGACAGAAGCTGAAAATACCTCAAAACGAGGTGAGACTATGA
- a CDS encoding putative phage tail protein, protein MNDTDLMKYLPDYYSGIREFQLTMEVEDKKFDDLKAHMKELYNQMFLDTATTGLSNWEKDTGIQDSNSKDTDEDRRSRIRSKIRGIGKIDEQLIKDVVDSWTNGDVEVTFADGKINIKFNSFYGIPSNMKAVKEAIEQIIPAHLGVKYNIKYLLVKDIHDNRTINELQNTKLNLFEGGVI, encoded by the coding sequence ATGAATGATACAGACTTAATGAAGTATCTACCTGATTACTACTCTGGTATTAGAGAATTTCAGTTAACAATGGAAGTGGAAGATAAAAAGTTTGATGACTTGAAAGCGCATATGAAAGAACTCTATAATCAAATGTTTTTAGATACTGCTACTACAGGACTTAGTAATTGGGAAAAAGATACTGGAATACAAGATAGTAATAGCAAAGATACCGATGAAGATAGGCGTTCTAGGATACGTAGTAAAATACGTGGAATAGGTAAGATAGATGAACAATTGATAAAAGATGTAGTAGATTCTTGGACTAATGGAGATGTTGAAGTAACCTTTGCAGATGGGAAGATAAATATCAAGTTCAATAGTTTTTATGGGATACCAAGTAATATGAAAGCTGTAAAAGAGGCTATTGAACAGATTATACCAGCCCATCTGGGAGTGAAGTATAACATTAAATATCTGTTGGTAAAAGATATACATGACAATAGAACAATCAACGAATTACAAAATACGAAATTAAATCTATTCGAAGGAGGTGTTATCTAA
- a CDS encoding baseplate J/gp47 family protein, with amino-acid sequence MFEHMTYESIVEDAMSKIPDTVDKRQGSIIYDAIAPACAELAQLYIDLDTALKMSFVTSSSGEFLDRKCADFGIYRRNATKAIRKGAFTGVTPKVGSRFGLGDLTYVVKDNSGGMENVTLECEQEGLKGNSDTGTLIPIEEIEGLMSAVLQDVIVPGEDMETDESLLDRQQEKVKKSATSGNIYHYQKWAKDIKGVGAAKVIPRWNGDYTVKIIVVDTLMQPASQALVDEIQEYIDPSKEGRGKGTAPIGAKCTVEAAVSQTIDLTATVIDADKDDVKNIFTKELSRYFTDLISDNWQDKDNYSISYAKVGAILLDAISQAGGSDYSNLTINGGTSNVVLTDQVPIIGTVTLNE; translated from the coding sequence ATGTTTGAGCATATGACCTATGAATCAATTGTGGAAGATGCAATGTCAAAAATACCAGATACGGTAGATAAGAGGCAAGGCAGTATTATATATGATGCAATTGCCCCAGCCTGCGCTGAACTTGCACAGCTATATATCGATCTTGATACAGCATTAAAAATGTCCTTTGTAACTTCATCAAGTGGTGAGTTTTTAGACAGGAAATGTGCTGATTTTGGTATCTATAGGAGAAATGCTACTAAAGCAATTCGAAAAGGTGCATTCACAGGGGTCACTCCTAAGGTTGGCAGTAGATTTGGTTTAGGTGATCTTACATACGTTGTAAAAGACAATAGTGGTGGAATGGAAAACGTAACTCTAGAATGTGAGCAAGAAGGATTAAAAGGTAACTCAGATACAGGAACACTCATCCCTATAGAAGAGATAGAAGGATTGATGTCAGCAGTTTTACAAGATGTCATTGTTCCAGGTGAAGATATGGAAACGGATGAATCTCTACTTGATAGACAGCAGGAAAAAGTCAAGAAATCTGCCACTTCAGGAAATATCTATCACTATCAAAAGTGGGCTAAAGATATTAAAGGTGTAGGAGCTGCTAAAGTAATTCCAAGATGGAATGGAGACTATACAGTTAAAATAATAGTCGTAGATACCTTAATGCAGCCAGCATCACAAGCATTGGTTGATGAAATCCAAGAGTATATTGATCCAAGTAAAGAGGGAAGAGGAAAAGGTACAGCACCAATAGGCGCAAAATGTACAGTAGAAGCAGCAGTTTCACAGACTATTGATCTAACTGCTACTGTAATAGATGCGGATAAGGATGATGTTAAAAATATATTTACAAAAGAATTAAGTAGATATTTTACTGATTTGATATCTGATAACTGGCAGGATAAAGATAACTATTCAATCAGCTATGCCAAAGTAGGTGCAATACTTCTTGATGCTATCTCACAAGCAGGTGGAAGCGATTATTCTAACCTAACTATTAATGGTGGTACAAGTAATGTGGTATTAACAGACCAAGTACCGATAATAGGGACGGTGACTCTAAATGAATGA
- a CDS encoding DUF2634 domain-containing protein, which produces MIPISGTNIKDFEEIIPQTKTYKLNLLEGKINDYIDGIDAIKQAVFKILETARYQYLIYDFSYGSELNGLIGKDSDYIEMELRRRIRDALTTDDRIINVTDFVFSHEGESMSVRFKVISVEGSFESEVMVNV; this is translated from the coding sequence ATGATACCTATAAGCGGAACAAATATAAAGGATTTTGAAGAAATAATACCACAAACAAAAACCTATAAATTAAATTTGTTAGAAGGAAAAATAAATGATTACATTGATGGTATTGATGCAATAAAACAAGCTGTATTCAAAATCTTGGAAACAGCTAGATATCAATATCTTATATATGATTTTTCTTATGGATCAGAGCTAAATGGATTAATAGGAAAAGATAGCGATTATATAGAGATGGAACTAAGACGACGAATAAGAGATGCACTAACTACCGATGACCGCATTATTAATGTTACTGATTTTGTATTTTCCCATGAAGGAGAAAGTATGTCAGTAAGGTTTAAAGTCATCAGTGTTGAGGGTTCTTTTGAAAGCGAGGTGATGGTTAATGTTTGA
- a CDS encoding DUF2577 domain-containing protein, whose amino-acid sequence MSNTQKFIGALKQINQGVKDNSQDVTFYYGQVIEIHPLQIQVDQRFILDEDFLVLTSTVAVNNLLHIGDKVVLLRAQGGQQYIVLDKVVAT is encoded by the coding sequence ATGAGTAATACACAGAAATTTATTGGGGCATTAAAGCAGATTAATCAAGGAGTAAAAGATAATAGCCAAGATGTAACTTTTTACTATGGACAAGTTATAGAAATACATCCCTTACAGATACAAGTGGACCAGAGATTCATACTTGATGAGGATTTCTTGGTTTTGACAAGCACAGTAGCTGTTAATAATTTATTGCATATTGGGGATAAAGTAGTACTTTTAAGAGCACAAGGTGGACAACAATACATTGTGCTAGATAAGGTGGTGGCGACATGA